A section of the Ciceribacter thiooxidans genome encodes:
- a CDS encoding ABC transporter substrate-binding protein — protein sequence MKQVLKSCTAIAAIFSFATATLAQEPLKELGKGEGALSIVAWAGYIERGETDKNYDWVTTFEQETGCKVTVKTAATSDEMVALMNEGGFDLVTASGDASLRLVAGKRVQPINTDLIPSWKTIDERLQNAPWHTVDGTHYGTPYVWGPNVLMYNTEAFKDQPPKSWNVVFEEMTLPDGKSNKGRVQAYDGPIYIADAALYLMAHKPDLGIKNPYELNEDQYKAALDLLRGQRQLVGRYWHDAMIQIDDFKNEGVVASGSWPFQVNLTKAEGAKIESTFPEEGTTGWADTTMLHVDSEHPNCAYMWMEHSLSPKVQGDVSAWFGAVPSVPAACKGNELLTDEGCATNGFDNFEKISFWRTPVSKCESQGECVPYHRWVSDYIGVIGGR from the coding sequence ATGAAGCAAGTCCTGAAGTCCTGCACTGCCATCGCCGCCATTTTCAGTTTCGCCACCGCCACCCTCGCCCAGGAGCCGCTGAAGGAACTCGGCAAGGGCGAAGGTGCGCTTTCGATCGTCGCCTGGGCCGGCTATATCGAGCGCGGCGAGACCGACAAGAATTACGACTGGGTCACCACGTTCGAGCAGGAGACGGGCTGCAAGGTCACGGTAAAGACTGCCGCCACCTCGGACGAAATGGTCGCGCTGATGAACGAAGGCGGTTTCGACCTCGTCACCGCCTCGGGCGACGCCTCGCTGCGCCTCGTCGCGGGCAAACGCGTCCAGCCGATCAACACCGACCTCATCCCGAGCTGGAAAACCATCGACGAACGCCTGCAGAACGCGCCATGGCACACGGTCGACGGCACCCATTACGGCACGCCCTATGTCTGGGGTCCGAACGTGCTGATGTACAACACCGAGGCCTTCAAGGATCAGCCGCCGAAGAGCTGGAACGTCGTCTTCGAAGAGATGACGCTTCCCGACGGCAAGTCCAACAAGGGCCGCGTGCAGGCCTATGACGGTCCGATCTACATCGCCGATGCCGCCCTTTATTTGATGGCCCACAAGCCGGACCTCGGCATCAAGAACCCCTATGAACTGAACGAAGACCAGTACAAGGCCGCCCTCGACCTGCTGCGCGGCCAGCGTCAGCTCGTCGGCCGCTACTGGCACGACGCGATGATCCAGATCGACGACTTCAAGAACGAAGGCGTGGTCGCGTCCGGCTCCTGGCCCTTCCAGGTGAACCTCACGAAGGCCGAGGGCGCCAAGATCGAATCGACCTTCCCCGAGGAAGGCACGACCGGCTGGGCCGACACCACCATGCTGCATGTCGACAGCGAACACCCGAACTGCGCCTATATGTGGATGGAACACTCGCTCTCGCCGAAGGTACAGGGCGACGTCTCGGCCTGGTTCGGCGCGGTTCCTTCGGTTCCCGCCGCCTGCAAGGGCAACGAACTCCTGACGGACGAAGGCTGCGCCACCAACGGGTTCGATAACTTCGAGAAGATCAGCTTCTGGCGGACCCCGGTCAGCAAATGCGAGAGCCAGGGAGAGTGCGTCCCCTATCACCGCTGGGTGTCCGACTATATCGGCGTCATCGGCGGACGGTGA
- a CDS encoding LysR family transcriptional regulator, with amino-acid sequence MAFTLRQLQYFVAVAEQGSVTRAAQNLSISQSSVTEAIKELEGDLGVELFERHPRGLSITHNGHQFLRHATKILSTVSDARNAFSDTRENSGGTLNIGVTSLVAGYVLSDLLARYRRACPNVEVSAIEDNGSYLEHLLVGGELDVAVMVISNLRDRLALQAEILETSPYRLWLPMGHPLVSADIISAADIAREPLIMLTVDEIEENTGKLLAALGARPQVAFRTRSVEAVRSLVATGAGVALLPDLVYRPWSLEGDRIESRDVSGALPVVQVGMVWRKGSSLPQSARDFVGIAETLRSGRGR; translated from the coding sequence ATGGCCTTCACCCTCCGCCAGTTGCAGTATTTCGTCGCCGTCGCCGAGCAGGGTTCTGTGACGCGGGCGGCGCAGAACCTTTCGATCTCGCAATCCTCGGTCACCGAAGCGATCAAGGAACTGGAAGGCGACCTCGGTGTGGAGCTCTTCGAGCGCCACCCGCGCGGGCTTTCGATCACCCATAACGGTCACCAGTTCCTGCGCCACGCGACGAAGATCCTCTCGACCGTCTCGGATGCCCGCAACGCCTTTTCCGACACGAGGGAAAACAGCGGCGGCACGCTCAATATCGGCGTCACGTCTCTGGTCGCCGGCTATGTGCTCTCCGACCTTTTGGCGCGCTACCGCCGCGCCTGCCCCAATGTCGAGGTGAGTGCGATCGAGGACAACGGTTCCTATCTCGAGCACCTGCTGGTCGGCGGCGAGCTCGACGTCGCCGTCATGGTCATCTCGAACCTGCGCGACCGCCTGGCACTGCAGGCGGAAATCCTCGAAACCTCGCCTTACCGCCTCTGGCTTCCGATGGGCCACCCGCTGGTTTCCGCCGATATCATCTCGGCCGCCGACATCGCCCGCGAACCCCTGATCATGCTGACGGTGGACGAAATCGAGGAGAATACCGGCAAGCTGCTCGCCGCCCTCGGCGCACGCCCGCAGGTCGCCTTCCGCACCCGCTCGGTCGAGGCGGTGCGAAGCCTCGTCGCCACCGGCGCCGGCGTGGCGCTGCTGCCCGACCTCGTCTACCGTCCATGGTCGCTCGAAGGCGACCGAATCGAGAGCCGCGACGTTTCCGGCGCGTTGCCGGTGGTGCAGGTCGGCATGGTCTGGCGCAAGGGCTCCAGCCTGCCGCAGTCAGCCCGCGATTTCGTCGGCATCGCCGAGACGCTCCGAAGCGGCCGGGGACGGTAA